The Silvanigrella paludirubra genome includes a window with the following:
- a CDS encoding coproporphyrinogen-III oxidase family protein yields MIDILSQKATIGFYFHIPFCPHICPYCDFIKTSKFTKKDIIEYFNELKIQLKFFIDNIPEYHNKHITVYFGGGTPGLFEASYYKELFDILNSFFYIEEATLETNPLTNLERRFEDYLNVGFNRITLGAQSLCSNALKILGRKHTPENILNNIKWAKNAGFKNIQVDLIYGLKNGVRTISVKDEIESLYEAGSSGISAYALTIEKRTLFAKTDFANDDIAVQEYYEILSKCKSIGFQQHETSNFSSLDTKHNNIYWYGMPYIGIGTGSHGLLPSTKEYPYGIRYKIGEESEASYAPGNDKLIFSDKNERMKNFSIHYETPRSKQDYISEMIFTLLRTPNGIPLDWLKLYSGNNDILNILLNNSKINRAIHEGKILFSERSISLSPEEKIRGDSWVADFISLI; encoded by the coding sequence ATGATTGATATATTATCGCAAAAAGCAACAATTGGTTTTTATTTTCATATTCCTTTTTGCCCACATATTTGCCCTTATTGTGACTTTATAAAAACATCAAAATTCACCAAAAAAGATATTATTGAATATTTTAATGAACTAAAAATTCAACTTAAATTTTTCATAGATAATATCCCTGAATATCACAATAAACATATTACAGTATATTTTGGTGGTGGAACTCCTGGTCTTTTTGAAGCATCTTATTATAAAGAACTTTTTGATATATTAAATTCTTTTTTCTATATTGAAGAAGCCACTCTAGAAACAAATCCTCTTACTAATTTGGAACGACGTTTTGAGGATTATTTAAATGTTGGATTTAATAGAATTACATTAGGAGCTCAATCTCTTTGTTCAAATGCACTTAAAATTTTAGGCAGAAAACATACTCCAGAAAATATATTAAATAATATAAAATGGGCAAAAAATGCCGGTTTTAAAAATATTCAAGTAGATCTTATTTATGGTTTAAAAAATGGAGTTAGAACAATATCGGTTAAAGATGAAATTGAATCTTTATATGAAGCAGGTTCATCTGGAATATCCGCTTATGCTTTAACAATTGAAAAAAGAACTTTATTTGCAAAAACCGATTTTGCCAACGATGACATTGCGGTTCAAGAATATTATGAAATATTATCTAAATGTAAATCAATTGGTTTTCAACAACATGAAACTAGTAATTTTTCATCTTTAGATACAAAACACAATAATATTTATTGGTATGGTATGCCATATATTGGCATTGGAACGGGTTCGCATGGCTTACTTCCTTCAACAAAAGAATATCCATATGGAATTCGTTACAAAATTGGCGAGGAATCTGAAGCGTCTTACGCACCAGGAAATGATAAACTTATTTTTTCTGACAAAAATGAAAGGATGAAAAATTTTTCTATCCATTATGAAACACCAAGAAGTAAACAAGATTATATATCTGAAATGATATTTACACTTTTAAGAACACCAAATGGAATTCCTTTAGATTGGCTTAAATTATATAGTGGTAACAATGATATTTTAAATATTTTATTAAATAATTCAAAAATAAATAGAGCAATTCATGAAGGAAAAATTCTTTTTTCTGAGCGTTCAATATCCTTAAGCCCTGAAGAAAAAATAAGAGGTGATTCCTGGGTTGCAGATTTTATCTCCTTGATTTAA